In Bacillota bacterium, one genomic interval encodes:
- a CDS encoding GNAT family N-acetyltransferase, giving the protein MTINKKDINPLLLDGWLEFNRVKWGVKPVRVKFKAPNDAEVPSIEVVFFLNAKGKICVPPRNPYLGINFNPTPTDKQARLSNQWLEVADYLVEEMRDRGLASTIGLPPHITDVRPWQWNGFKAGVKYTFCETFPYDINRAYRSVRKNINKAIKAGYVCSRTKDMNHVLPCLLETEERQGFDHQLTIKDLELCSELLGDDHFRTYICYAPNGEPACAYIWLHCRGARAIGWVGGTRQSYQHSGVTQFIIKYSIDDLNVAGATSIDLTGANIPSVAASKLQWGFKLTPYYTLGAYGIKQMAIWVRDWLNY; this is encoded by the coding sequence TTGACTATCAATAAGAAAGACATAAACCCACTTCTTCTTGATGGCTGGCTGGAATTTAACCGGGTAAAGTGGGGAGTTAAACCAGTGCGTGTGAAATTTAAGGCGCCCAACGATGCAGAGGTCCCTTCCATTGAGGTAGTGTTTTTTTTAAATGCAAAGGGCAAGATATGTGTTCCACCGCGGAATCCTTATTTGGGCATAAACTTTAACCCTACCCCCACAGATAAGCAGGCTCGTTTATCTAACCAGTGGCTGGAAGTAGCTGATTATCTAGTTGAGGAGATGCGGGACAGGGGTTTGGCCTCTACTATTGGGCTGCCTCCCCATATTACGGATGTAAGGCCATGGCAGTGGAACGGTTTTAAGGCAGGGGTTAAATATACGTTTTGTGAGACATTTCCATATGACATTAATAGAGCATACAGAAGCGTAAGAAAAAATATTAATAAAGCCATAAAAGCAGGGTATGTATGCAGTAGAACCAAAGATATGAACCATGTTTTGCCATGCCTGTTGGAAACTGAGGAGCGACAGGGATTTGATCATCAGTTAACTATAAAGGATCTTGAACTGTGCAGTGAACTTTTAGGAGATGATCATTTTCGTACTTACATTTGTTATGCACCAAACGGTGAGCCGGCCTGCGCTTATATATGGTTGCATTGCCGTGGAGCACGGGCAATAGGGTGGGTAGGCGGCACGCGGCAGTCCTATCAGCATTCAGGGGTAACGCAATTTATAATCAAATACTCCATAGACGATCTTAATGTAGCAGGTGCTACAAGCATAGATTTAACCGGCGCTAACATTCCCAGTGTCGCCGCGTCGAAACTGCAATGGGGATTTAAATTAACTCCTTACTACACTTTGGGGGCCTACGGTATAAAACAGATGGCTATTTGGGTACGGGATTGGCTCAATTATTAG
- a CDS encoding lipopolysaccharide biosynthesis protein, with protein MKRMLKGIKARLGGGSFMANVMVLAGGAGLGQVLVVLATPFLTRLYSPEDFGVLAVYASILSIILITASLRYEVAIPLPEKDESAANLLALCFFILTAESLLCVAGIWLFREQVTHWLNCTYLKPYLLLLPLSLFWAGTYKILNCWALRRKTFSRIARTKLTQSFSQVLTQLGAGLLYAGPLGLLLGDVVGRASGSGTLAFLAFRQDGKVIKGVTLFGIRKVLKRYWRFPIISSGAAMLNGLGVQLPPLLLAGYYGAGVAGLFALGQRILGLPLGLLSNSVAQVYLAETAKMATSSPQKIRSLFWDTMKKMFVMGIIVISFFMLILPWLFSTVFGNQWSESEIYLRILGPMFLFQLTCSPTGGTLDVLERQDLAVIREVIRVSLTAVALIMAGVSNQPPVMAVTFLSIAASIGYIIYAFMSWLAIRSFLASKEQGGTNVKTS; from the coding sequence ATGAAAAGGATGCTTAAAGGAATAAAAGCCCGGCTTGGCGGGGGCAGCTTTATGGCCAATGTAATGGTGCTGGCAGGAGGCGCCGGTTTGGGGCAGGTTTTGGTGGTGCTGGCCACCCCTTTTTTAACAAGGTTGTATTCGCCCGAAGATTTTGGGGTGCTGGCGGTTTACGCTTCCATTCTTTCTATTATTTTGATTACAGCCTCTCTGCGTTATGAAGTGGCCATCCCCTTGCCCGAAAAGGATGAAAGTGCTGCGAACTTGCTGGCGCTGTGTTTTTTTATCCTTACAGCGGAAAGCTTGTTATGTGTTGCGGGAATTTGGCTTTTCAGGGAGCAAGTGACACACTGGCTAAATTGTACATATCTAAAACCTTACTTGTTGCTTTTGCCATTGAGTTTGTTCTGGGCCGGGACTTACAAGATATTAAATTGCTGGGCGTTAAGAAGAAAAACTTTTTCCCGCATTGCCCGTACAAAATTAACCCAGAGCTTCAGCCAGGTGTTAACACAGCTGGGGGCGGGACTTTTATACGCAGGCCCATTGGGGCTGCTTCTGGGTGATGTTGTAGGGCGGGCCAGTGGAAGCGGAACACTGGCTTTCTTGGCTTTCAGACAAGACGGAAAGGTTATAAAGGGAGTTACACTTTTTGGCATACGTAAGGTCCTTAAACGTTATTGGCGCTTCCCCATAATTTCCAGCGGTGCAGCTATGCTTAACGGGTTGGGAGTGCAGCTACCGCCACTTTTACTGGCGGGATACTACGGGGCCGGAGTTGCAGGGCTGTTTGCACTGGGACAGCGTATCCTGGGTCTTCCACTGGGATTGCTTTCTAACTCGGTAGCCCAGGTCTATCTGGCTGAAACAGCCAAAATGGCAACTTCCTCGCCCCAAAAAATACGCAGTCTATTCTGGGATACAATGAAAAAAATGTTTGTAATGGGAATCATCGTCATTAGTTTTTTTATGCTCATCTTACCATGGCTTTTTTCTACCGTTTTTGGTAATCAATGGAGCGAATCAGAAATTTATTTACGTATTCTCGGTCCCATGTTTTTGTTTCAATTAACATGCAGTCCTACCGGGGGAACTCTTGATGTTTTGGAGCGGCAAGACCTTGCGGTGATCAGAGAAGTAATAAGAGTTAGTTTGACTGCGGTGGCACTTATCATGGCCGGCGTTTCCAATCAACCACCGGTTATGGCTGTTACCTTCTTGAGTATAGCAGCCTCAATAGGTTACATAATTTATGCTTTTATGTCTTGGTTAGCTATTCGAAGTTTTCTAGCCTCTAAAGAACAGGGTGGTACAAATGTTAAAACCAGTTAA